The Verrucomicrobiota bacterium genome includes the window GTGCGGACGGGGTGGCGCCCGGCTCGGCTCCGCTTGGCAGAAGAATTGTCTTTGCCCGGCGGCGAGCCGTTTCGTGTCGGCCGCTTGACCTCGTCGAGGCGCCCACGTAGCTCAGTTGGTAGAGCACGTCCTTGGTAAGGACGAGGCCACCGGTTCAATCCCGGTCGTGGGCTGTGGTCATAGGCAGGGAATCGACACGCGATGCACGTGAGGAGGTCCTGAGCGCGTCATGGCGAAGGAGAAGTTTGAGCGCACGAAGCCGCACGTCAACGTCGGCACGATCGGCCACGTCGATCATGGCAAGACCAC containing:
- a CDS encoding elongation factor Tu → MAKEKFERTKPHVNVGTIGHVDHGKTT